Proteins from a genomic interval of Thunnus maccoyii chromosome 1, fThuMac1.1, whole genome shotgun sequence:
- the ctsba gene encoding cathepsin B, protein MWRAALLLLAASLSVSLARPRLHPLSSEMVNYINKINTTWKAGHNFHNVDYSYVQKLCGTMLKGPKLPVMVQYAGNVKLPKEFDSREQWPNCPTLKEIRDQGSCGSCWAFGAAEAISDRICINSNAKVSVEISAEDLLTCCDSCGMGCNGGYPSAAWDFWTKEGLVSGGLYDSHVGCRPYTIAPCEHHVNGSRPPCTGEGGDTPQCVLECEAGYTPSYKKDKHFGKTSYSVLSTEEQIQQEISTYGPVEGAFTVYEDFLLYKSGVYQHVSGSAVGGHAIKMLGWGEEDGVPYWLCANSWNTDWGDNGFFKILRGSDHCSIESEVVAGIPK, encoded by the exons ATGTGGCGTGCAGCCCTCCTCTTATTGGCTGCCAGCTTGTCGGTGAGCCTGGCCAGACCCCGCCTCCACCCACTGTCCAGTGAGATGGTCAACTACATCAATAAGATCAACACTACCTGGAAG GCTGGTCACAACTTCCATAATGTGGACTACAGTTACGTCCAGAAACTCTGCGGTACGATGCTGAAGGGACCCAAACTGCCAGTCAT GGTTCAGTACGCTGGAAATGTGAAGCTGCCAAAGGAATTTGACTCAAGAGAGCAGTGGCCCAACTGTCCCACTCTGAAGGAGATCAGAGACCAGGGGTCCTGTGGATCCTGCTGG GCATTTGGCGCTGCAGAGGCCATCTCCGACCGCATCTGCATCAACAGCAATGCCAAGGTCAGCGTGGAGATCTCTGCGGAGGATCTGCTGACCTGCTGTGACAGTTGCGGCATGGG ATGTAATGGTGGCTACCCTTCAGCTGCCTGGGACTTCTGGACCAAAGAAGGTCTGGTCTCTGGAGGACTCTATGACTCCCACGTTG GTTGCCGGCCCTACACCATCGCCCCCTGTGAGCACCATGTGAATGGTAGCAGACCTCCTTGCACTGGGGAGGGTGGAGACACACCCCAGTGTGTCTTGGAGTGTGAGGCTGGATACACACCCAGCTACAAAAAGGACAAGCACTTTG GTAAAACGTCTTACAGTGTTCTGTCAACTGAGGAGCAGATTCAGCAAGAGATATCCACTTACGGCCCAGTAGAGGGAGCCTTCACTGTCTATGAAGACTTTTTGCTGTACAAGTCTG GTGTGTATCAGCATGTGTCTGGGTCTGCTGTGGGTGGACACGCCATCAAGATGCTTGGTTGGGGGGAGGAGGATGGTGTTCCCTACTGGCTCTGTGCTAACTCCTGGAACACCGACTGGGGTGATAACG GATTCTTCAAAATCCTGCGTGGATCAGATCACTGTAGTATTGAGTCTGAGGTTGTGGCAGGAATTCCCAAATAA
- the adpgk2 gene encoding ADP-dependent glucokinase: protein MEGGGRVSWMKYGPVVSLFVVLLAFWFRSPQNGVLDDRLDTVLSSLLRAERKVGMNDVTRPKVAVGFGGCVDLIVDGVSLLNKIGLPPTDQPLHHDYIENAEQLAQSFAYFFAPGAAAERFMLNDTLFSELVEASRDLPGNRWSVGGNAPVMAGRMATEGCDILLGGSFSPDFTDVLSQHITVAGNIVEEPDIHLILEYPSGASWGHYTSRRANRYIIHSDDHNPYLASMEKFAEKLQDFDPDLLVVGGLQMMDNFPFQSGERDALLSRLADLLSSSSPPIGIHFEMASFVEESIMEDLLHYVIPHADSLGMNEQELPNLLSLLKGSNITVLSDPNPRVATVLDQMREVYRIINQRYRDARAESDSAKGKPLTRLHVHTLAFQAMIVTRGSQWKNTMSATAKASLTANRHVCGSNDIDPSKARLIMDDSFSVSRREGSQRIPLQETRPVSCWDEEDYEICVAPVLVCTEVYQTAGGGDNISAAGLVLQI, encoded by the exons atggagggaggaggcagGGTTTCGTGGATGAAATATGGGCCTGTTGTGTCCTTGTTTGTGGTTCTTTTAGCCTTCTGGTTCCGGTCACCCCAGAATGGAGTACTGGACGACCGGCTGGACACCGTGCTGTCCTCTCTGCTCCGGGCTGAGCGCAAAGTGGGAATGAACGACGTCACAAGACCGAAAGTGGCTGTTG GTTTTGGTGGCTGTGTGGACCTGATAGTGGACGGAGTATCGTTGCTTAATAAGATTGGCCTCCCTCCCACAGACCAGCCGCTACATCATGACTACATAGAAAACGCTGAGCAGCTGGCTCAGAGCTTTGCCTACTTCTTTGCaccaggagctgctgcaga GCGTTTTATGCTAAATGACACCCTCTTTAGTGAGCTGGTGGAGGCGTCCCGTGATTTACCTGGGAACAGATGGTCAGTAGGTGGAAATGCCCCGGTAATGGCTGGTCGCATGGCAACTGAGGGATGTGACATATTGCTGGGGGGAAGCTTCAGCCCCGACTTTACTGATGTCCTGTCCCAGCAcatcacag TGGCTGGTAACATAGTAGAGGAGCCAGACATCCATCTCATCCTGGAGTATCCATCTGGTGCCAGCTGGGGACACTATACCTCACGTAGAGCCAACAG ATATATCATCCACAGTGATGACCATAACCCCTACTTGGCCTCCATGGAGAAATTTGCAGAGAAACTTCAAGACTTTGATCCAGATCTGCTGGTGGTGGGCGGACTGCAAATGATGGACAACTTCCCTTTCCAGTCAG GTGAGCGTGATGCGCTCCTCTCCCGCTTGGCTGAcctgctgtcctcctcatcTCCCCCCATTGGCATCCATTTTGAGATGGCCAGTTTTGTAGAAGAGAGTATAATGGAAGACCTACTTCACTATGTCATCCCTCAT GCGGACTCTTTAGGGATGAATGAACAGGAACTTCCCAACCTGCTCAGTCTACTTAAAGGCTCCAACATCACAGTTTTGTCTGACCCAAACCCCCGTGTAGCTACTGTCCTGGACCAGATGAGGGAGGTCTATCGCATTATCAACCAGCGCTACAGGGATGCCAGAGCAGAAAGTGACAGTGCTAAGGGTAAGCCCCTAACCAGGCTCCATGTCCACACGCTGGCCTTTCAGGCCATGATCGTGACACGCGGCTCCCAGTGGAAGAACACCATGTCAGCCACTGCCAAGGCCTCACTCACAGCTAACCGCCATGTCTGTGGCTCCAATGACATTGACCCCAGCAAGGCAAGGCTCATCATGGACGACTCGTTCTCTGTGAGCCGGCGGGAGGGCAGCCAGCGTATTCCCCTGCAGGAGACCAGGCCTGTCAGCTGCTGGGATGAGGAGGACTACGAGATCTGCGTGGCGCCAGTGCTGGTGTGCACTGAGGTTTACCAAACTGCAGGTGGAGGAGACAACATCTCAGCTGCTGGTCTGGTGCTGCAAATCTAG